A genomic window from Rattus norvegicus strain BN/NHsdMcwi chromosome 9, GRCr8, whole genome shotgun sequence includes:
- the Cyp27a1 gene encoding sterol 26-hydroxylase, mitochondrial: MAVLSRMRLRWALLDTRVMGHGLCPQGARAKAAIPAALRDHESTEGPGTGQDRPRLRSLAELPGPGTLRFLFQLFLRGYVLHLHELQALNKAKYGPMWTTTFGTRTNVNLASAPLLEQVMRQEGKYPIRDSMEQWKEHRDHKGLSYGIFITQGQQWYHLRHSLNQRMLKPAEAALYTDALNEVISDFIARLDQVRTESASGDQVPDVAHLLYHLALEAICYILFEKRVGCLEPSIPEDTATFIRSVGLMFKNSVYVTFLPKWSRPLLPFWKRYMNNWDNIFSFGEKMIHQKVQEIEAQLQAAGPDGVQVSGYLHFLLTKELLSPQETVGTFPELILAGVDTTSNTLTWALYHLSKNPEIQEALHKEVTGVVPFGKVPQNKDFAHMPLLKAVIKETLRLYPVVPTNSRIITEKETEINGFLFPKNTQFVLCHYVVSRDPSVFPEPESFQPHRWLRKREDDNSGIQHPFGSVPFGYGVRSCLGRRIAELEMQLLLSRLIQKYEVVLSPGMGEVKSVSRIVLVPSKKVSLRFLQRQ; this comes from the exons ATGGCTGTGTTGAGCCGCATGAGACTGAGATGGGCGCTTCTGGACACTCGTGTGATGGGCCATGGCCTCTGCCCACAAGGGGCCAGAGCCAAGGCCGCGATCCCTGCAGCCCTCCGGGATCACGAGAGCACGGAGGGTCCAGGAACAGGTCAAGACCGACCGCGCCTGCGGAGTCTGGCGGAGCTTCCGGGACCCGGAACGCTACGCTTTTTATTCCAGCTATTTCTACGAGGCTATGTGCTGCACTTGCACGAGCTCCAG GCGCTGAACAAGGCCAAGTACGGCCCAATGTGGACAACCACCTTTGGGACTCGCACCAATGTGAATCTGGCTAGCGCCCCGCTCTTGGAGCAAGTGATGAGACAGGAGGGCAAGTACCCCATAAGAGACAGCATGGAGCAGTGGAAGGAGCACCGAGACCACAAAGGCCTCTCCTATGGGATCTTCATCAC ACAAGGACAGCAGTGGTACCATCTGCGTCATAGTTTGAATCAGCGGATGCTGAAGCCTGCTGAGGCAGCCCTCTACACAGATGCCTTAAACGAGGTCATCAGTGACTTTATTGCCCGGCTGGACCAGGTGCGGACAGAGAGTGCATCAGGGGATCAGGTGCCAGATGTGGCACATCTTCTCTACCACCTTGCCTTGGAAG CCATCTGCTATATCCTGTTTGAGAAAAGGGTTGGCTGCCTGGAGCCCTCCATCCCTGAGGACACCGCCACCTTCATCAGATCTGTTGGACTCATGTTCAAGAACTCAGTCTATGTCACTTTCCTTCCCAAGTGGTCTCGGCCTCTGCTGCCCTTTTGGAAGCGATACATGAATAACTGGGATAACATTTTCTCCTTCG GGGAGAAGATGATTCATCAAAAAGTCCAGGAGATAGAAGCCCAGCTACAGGCGGCTGGGCCAGATGGGGTCCAGGTATCTGGCTACCTGCACTTCCTGCTGACTAAGGAATTGCTCAGTCCTCAAGAGACTGTCGGCACCTTTCCTGAGCTGATCTTGGCTGGGGTAGACACG ACATCCAATACACTGACCTGGGCCCTGTATCACCTTTCAAAGAACCCAGAGATCCAGGAAGCCTTGCACAAGGAAGTGACTGGTGTGGTACCCTTCGGGAAGGTGCCCCAGAACAAGGACTTTGCCCACATGCCCCTGCTAAAAGCTGTGATTAAGGAGACCCTGCG CCTCTACCCTGTGGTTCCCACAAACTCCCGGATCatcacagaaaaggaaactgaaatTAATGGCTTCCTCTTCCCTAAGAAT ACACAGTTTGTGTTATGCCACTACGTGGTGTCCCGAGATCCCAGTGTCTTTCCTGAGCCCGAGAGCTTCCAGCCTCACCGATggctgaggaagagagaggacGATAACTCCGGGATCCAACACCCATTTGGCTCTGTGCCCTTTGGCTATGGGGTTCGGTCCTGCCTGGGTCGCAGGATTGCAGAACTGGAGATGCAACTCCTGCTGTCAAGG CTGATACAAAAGTATGAGGTGGTCCTGTCTCCCGGGATGGGAGAAGTGAAGTCTGTGTCCCGCATCGTCCTGGTTCCCAGCAAGAAGGTGAGCCTACGCTTTCTGCAGAGACAGTAG
- the Cyp27a1 gene encoding sterol 26-hydroxylase, mitochondrial isoform X2, translating to MWTTTFGTRTNVNLASAPLLEQVMRQEGKYPIRDSMEQWKEHRDHKGLSYGIFITQGQQWYHLRHSLNQRMLKPAEAALYTDALNEVISDFIARLDQVRTESASGDQVPDVAHLLYHLALEAICYILFEKRVGCLEPSIPEDTATFIRSVGLMFKNSVYVTFLPKWSRPLLPFWKRYMNNWDNIFSFGEKMIHQKVQEIEAQLQAAGPDGVQVSGYLHFLLTKELLSPQETVGTFPELILAGVDTTSNTLTWALYHLSKNPEIQEALHKEVTGVVPFGKVPQNKDFAHMPLLKAVIKETLRLYPVVPTNSRIITEKETEINGFLFPKNTQFVLCHYVVSRDPSVFPEPESFQPHRWLRKREDDNSGIQHPFGSVPFGYGVRSCLGRRIAELEMQLLLSRLIQKYEVVLSPGMGEVKSVSRIVLVPSKKVSLRFLQRQ from the exons ATGTGGACAACCACCTTTGGGACTCGCACCAATGTGAATCTGGCTAGCGCCCCGCTCTTGGAGCAAGTGATGAGACAGGAGGGCAAGTACCCCATAAGAGACAGCATGGAGCAGTGGAAGGAGCACCGAGACCACAAAGGCCTCTCCTATGGGATCTTCATCAC ACAAGGACAGCAGTGGTACCATCTGCGTCATAGTTTGAATCAGCGGATGCTGAAGCCTGCTGAGGCAGCCCTCTACACAGATGCCTTAAACGAGGTCATCAGTGACTTTATTGCCCGGCTGGACCAGGTGCGGACAGAGAGTGCATCAGGGGATCAGGTGCCAGATGTGGCACATCTTCTCTACCACCTTGCCTTGGAAG CCATCTGCTATATCCTGTTTGAGAAAAGGGTTGGCTGCCTGGAGCCCTCCATCCCTGAGGACACCGCCACCTTCATCAGATCTGTTGGACTCATGTTCAAGAACTCAGTCTATGTCACTTTCCTTCCCAAGTGGTCTCGGCCTCTGCTGCCCTTTTGGAAGCGATACATGAATAACTGGGATAACATTTTCTCCTTCG GGGAGAAGATGATTCATCAAAAAGTCCAGGAGATAGAAGCCCAGCTACAGGCGGCTGGGCCAGATGGGGTCCAGGTATCTGGCTACCTGCACTTCCTGCTGACTAAGGAATTGCTCAGTCCTCAAGAGACTGTCGGCACCTTTCCTGAGCTGATCTTGGCTGGGGTAGACACG ACATCCAATACACTGACCTGGGCCCTGTATCACCTTTCAAAGAACCCAGAGATCCAGGAAGCCTTGCACAAGGAAGTGACTGGTGTGGTACCCTTCGGGAAGGTGCCCCAGAACAAGGACTTTGCCCACATGCCCCTGCTAAAAGCTGTGATTAAGGAGACCCTGCG CCTCTACCCTGTGGTTCCCACAAACTCCCGGATCatcacagaaaaggaaactgaaatTAATGGCTTCCTCTTCCCTAAGAAT ACACAGTTTGTGTTATGCCACTACGTGGTGTCCCGAGATCCCAGTGTCTTTCCTGAGCCCGAGAGCTTCCAGCCTCACCGATggctgaggaagagagaggacGATAACTCCGGGATCCAACACCCATTTGGCTCTGTGCCCTTTGGCTATGGGGTTCGGTCCTGCCTGGGTCGCAGGATTGCAGAACTGGAGATGCAACTCCTGCTGTCAAGG CTGATACAAAAGTATGAGGTGGTCCTGTCTCCCGGGATGGGAGAAGTGAAGTCTGTGTCCCGCATCGTCCTGGTTCCCAGCAAGAAGGTGAGCCTACGCTTTCTGCAGAGACAGTAG
- the Cyp27a1 gene encoding sterol 26-hydroxylase, mitochondrial isoform X1 — protein MGRVVSGSKLLASQTRSMAVLSRMRLRWALLDTRVMGHGLCPQGARAKAAIPAALRDHESTEGPGTGQDRPRLRSLAELPGPGTLRFLFQLFLRGYVLHLHELQALNKAKYGPMWTTTFGTRTNVNLASAPLLEQVMRQEGKYPIRDSMEQWKEHRDHKGLSYGIFITQGQQWYHLRHSLNQRMLKPAEAALYTDALNEVISDFIARLDQVRTESASGDQVPDVAHLLYHLALEAICYILFEKRVGCLEPSIPEDTATFIRSVGLMFKNSVYVTFLPKWSRPLLPFWKRYMNNWDNIFSFGEKMIHQKVQEIEAQLQAAGPDGVQVSGYLHFLLTKELLSPQETVGTFPELILAGVDTTSNTLTWALYHLSKNPEIQEALHKEVTGVVPFGKVPQNKDFAHMPLLKAVIKETLRHSLCYATTWCPEIPVSFLSPRASSLTDG, from the exons ATGGGGCGCGTAGTCTCTGGCTCTAAACTCTTGGCTTCTCAGACACGATCTATGGCTGTGTTGAGCCGCATGAGACTGAGATGGGCGCTTCTGGACACTCGTGTGATGGGCCATGGCCTCTGCCCACAAGGGGCCAGAGCCAAGGCCGCGATCCCTGCAGCCCTCCGGGATCACGAGAGCACGGAGGGTCCAGGAACAGGTCAAGACCGACCGCGCCTGCGGAGTCTGGCGGAGCTTCCGGGACCCGGAACGCTACGCTTTTTATTCCAGCTATTTCTACGAGGCTATGTGCTGCACTTGCACGAGCTCCAG GCGCTGAACAAGGCCAAGTACGGCCCAATGTGGACAACCACCTTTGGGACTCGCACCAATGTGAATCTGGCTAGCGCCCCGCTCTTGGAGCAAGTGATGAGACAGGAGGGCAAGTACCCCATAAGAGACAGCATGGAGCAGTGGAAGGAGCACCGAGACCACAAAGGCCTCTCCTATGGGATCTTCATCAC ACAAGGACAGCAGTGGTACCATCTGCGTCATAGTTTGAATCAGCGGATGCTGAAGCCTGCTGAGGCAGCCCTCTACACAGATGCCTTAAACGAGGTCATCAGTGACTTTATTGCCCGGCTGGACCAGGTGCGGACAGAGAGTGCATCAGGGGATCAGGTGCCAGATGTGGCACATCTTCTCTACCACCTTGCCTTGGAAG CCATCTGCTATATCCTGTTTGAGAAAAGGGTTGGCTGCCTGGAGCCCTCCATCCCTGAGGACACCGCCACCTTCATCAGATCTGTTGGACTCATGTTCAAGAACTCAGTCTATGTCACTTTCCTTCCCAAGTGGTCTCGGCCTCTGCTGCCCTTTTGGAAGCGATACATGAATAACTGGGATAACATTTTCTCCTTCG GGGAGAAGATGATTCATCAAAAAGTCCAGGAGATAGAAGCCCAGCTACAGGCGGCTGGGCCAGATGGGGTCCAGGTATCTGGCTACCTGCACTTCCTGCTGACTAAGGAATTGCTCAGTCCTCAAGAGACTGTCGGCACCTTTCCTGAGCTGATCTTGGCTGGGGTAGACACG ACATCCAATACACTGACCTGGGCCCTGTATCACCTTTCAAAGAACCCAGAGATCCAGGAAGCCTTGCACAAGGAAGTGACTGGTGTGGTACCCTTCGGGAAGGTGCCCCAGAACAAGGACTTTGCCCACATGCCCCTGCTAAAAGCTGTGATTAAGGAGACCCTGCG ACACAGTTTGTGTTATGCCACTACGTGGTGTCCCGAGATCCCAGTGTCTTTCCTGAGCCCGAGAGCTTCCAGCCTCACCGATggctga